A stretch of the Rhinoderma darwinii isolate aRhiDar2 chromosome 3, aRhiDar2.hap1, whole genome shotgun sequence genome encodes the following:
- the LOC142750363 gene encoding securin-like yields the protein MRVEKENGDLCLLPSKTNRAPFAQISKGSLRVHNAKNFTVPKPQALRKALGNINQVQSRKTASTKVDKKDNLVKQRPQKYPEIETFIPYNPLDFETFDVLEEHKLNDRCLAGVPLFVSRDDAIRFDVLASPVFSPMKNEPINYGKYLGYFFETFIPLFDDIPIDLPLL from the exons ATGAGGGTTGAGAAGGAAAATGGTGACCTCTGCCTTCTTCCCTCCAAGACTAATCGAGCACCGT TTGCACAGATTTCTAAAGGGTCCCTACGAGTGCATAATGCAAAAAACTTCACTGTGCCTAAACCTCAAGCACTTAGGAAGGCGTTGGGAAATATTAACCAAGTGCAATCCAGGAAAACTGCTTCTACAAAG GTGGACAAAAAAGACAACTTGGTGAAGCAAAGGCCTCAGAAGTATCCTGAAATTGAAACCTTCATCCCATATAACCCTCTAG ATTTCGAGACCTTTGATGTTCTTGAAGAACACAAGCTCAATGACCGCTGTCTTGCTGGTGTTCCGCTCTTTGTTTCAAGGGATGATGCCATTAGGTTTGATGTACTTGCCAGTCCTGTCTTTTCACCAATGAAAAATGAGCCAATAAACTATGGCAAGTATCTGGGAT ATTTCTTCGAGACCTTCATCCCTTTATTTGATGACATCCCTATTGACTTGCCTCTCCTGTGA